A section of the Castanea sativa cultivar Marrone di Chiusa Pesio chromosome 12, ASM4071231v1 genome encodes:
- the LOC142619853 gene encoding uncharacterized protein LOC142619853, whose amino-acid sequence MSTRTAKGTHVRGYRRRKTGLDLDLNSAPPSENRDQEGTSTQVGHNETQAGQVGQSVPPATIDVEAIDDDVIESSPTAFAQAKNNSRRNHTRTVVDVELEERTRVAQNNRKRRRAPPDPAFANSDVFINLESSGSSTRESVLKRPPPPPKEPTFSCPICMGALVEEMSTRCGHIFCKTCIKTAISAQSKCPTCRKHITVKELIRVFLPSTSLS is encoded by the exons ATGAGCACTCGGACGGCCAAGGGGACTCATGTAAGAGGGTATCGTCGGAGGAAAACAGGACTGGATTTAGATCTCAACAGTGCACCACCTAGTGAGAATCGGGACCAGGAGGGGACTTCAACTCAAGTGGGGCATAATGAAACTCAAGCTGGTCAAGTGGGTCAGTCTGTACCACCTGCTACTATTGATGTGGAAGCCATTGATGATGATGTTATTGAATCCTCCCCCACAGCTTTTGCTCAA GCCAAAAACAATTCCAGAAGGAACCATACAAGGACTGTTGTGGATGTAGAATTAG AAGAACGGACTAGGGTTGCCCAGAATAATCGCAAGCGTAGAAGAGCTCCACCGGACCCAGCATTTGCCAATAGTgatgtttttattaatttggaaAGCAGTGGCAGCTCTACG AGAGAGAGTGTGCTAAAGCGGCCTCCACCACCACCGAAGGAGCCTACTTTTAGCTGTCCAATTTGCATGGGCGCATTAGTTGAGGAAATGTCGACAAGGTGTGGTCACATATTCTGCAAGACATGTATTAAGACTGCAATAAGTGCACAGAGTAAATGCCCCACCTGTAGGAAACATATCACAGTGAAAGAACTCATTAGAGTCTTCCTACCTTCAACCAGTTTGAGTTGA